Proteins found in one Hoplias malabaricus isolate fHopMal1 chromosome 17, fHopMal1.hap1, whole genome shotgun sequence genomic segment:
- the ckap5 gene encoding cytoskeleton-associated protein 5 isoform X2, giving the protein MGDDSEWMKLPIDQKCEHKVWKARLNGYEEALKLFQRIGDEKSPEWGKYLGLIKKFVTESNAVAQLKGLEAALVFIENAHVAGKTTGEVVSGVVCKVFNQPKARAKELGTDICLMYVEIEKAEIVQDELIKGLDNKNPKIVVACIETLRKALSEFGSKIITLKPVVKVLPKLFESREKAVRDEAKLLAVEIYKWIRDALRTPLQNINSVQLKELEEEWVKLPAGVPKQSRFLRSQQDLKAKFEQQQAAGGDEGDGDDDEETEAHVDPYELLEAAEILSKVPKDFYEKIEAKKWQERKEALEAVEALTKNPKLENGDYGDMVRALKKVVGKDANVMLVTLAAKCLAGLASGLRKKFGTYAGHVVPTILEKFKEKKPQVVQALQEAIDAVFLTTTLQNISEDVLAVMDNKNPSIKQQASLFLARSFRHCTPATLPKSVLKPLCAAFLKQVNDSAPEVRDAAFEALGTAMKVVGEKAVNTFLADLDKLKLDKIKECADKVELVGGKKVGGREKKEKPAAKAPPVEEPPPKPASGPLKKAPQAKAAGPPKKGKAASAPSAKGKKAPELKEIVEPELSIEACEEKSAAVLPASCMQLLDSANWKERLASMEEFQKAVEDMGKSEMPCQALVRMLAKKPGWKETNFQVMQMKLHIVKLIAEKGSFSKMSAFVVLDGLVDKIGDVKCGSNAKEALTAIGEACSLPWTAEQVVSLAFAQKNPKNQAETLNWLANAMKEFGFAGINVKAFINNVKTALGATNPAVRTSAITLLGVMYLYMGAPLRMFFEDEKPALLSQIDAEFEKMQGQSTPAPIRGLSKKGVEEEGGDADEDEVDGGAGDIMDLLPRTDISDKITSEMVEKISDKNWKIRKEGLDEVAAVISEAKFIQSNIGELPMALKGRLNDSNKLLVQQTLTILQQVATAMGPSLKQHVRNLGFPIITVLGDSKPNIRAAAMTTLNAWVEQTGLKEWLEGEDLSEELKRENPFLRQELLGWLADKLPTMRSVPADLMICLPNLYSCLEDRNGDVRKKAQDTLPTFMMHLGFDKMSKATSKLKPASKDQVVGMLEKARAVMPAKPAAPAKAASSKPAQSAPPAKSASAPAKSQPAVDDYSVGESKPDPKKTKSAGPAAKKMNSMEQKLKVDKESVANHKRLSGGKPSNQQGVVGKKAPVSTKASTKDDEDKSGPIFILVPNSKEQRMKEEKSLKILKWNFITPRDEYVEQLKTQMATCLAKWLLDELFHYDFQHQVKAVNAMIEHMEAEAEAVVGCLDLILKWFTLRFFDTNTSILMKAMEFLKLLFTMLSRENYHLSEYEASSFIPYLILKVGESKDVVRKDVRAILTMLCNVYSASKMFPFLMEGAKSKNAKQRSECLEELGCLIENYGMNVCQPTPAKALKDIAIHIGDRDTTVRNAALNTVVAAYNVCGDQVFKLIGNLSEKEMSMLEERIKRSAKKTPAVSTKQERAPREHPTNPNGTFLRKPAQEEMPNKLNQARSQNAHSEHMAPSIPKEFQLDLDMIENDHTRVSEFPDLVQHKLDELLEPVSIPEPKIRSVSPHFEDLHNSTASTINFVISQVASGDINTSIQALAQIDEVLRQEDKAEAMSGHIDQFLIATFMQLRLIYNTHMADDRLDKKDIFKLYSCIIGNMLSLFSMESLAREASMGVLKDLMHGLITLMLDSRVEDIEDGQQLIRSVNLLVVRVLEKSDQTNILSALLVLLQDSLITTAGSPMFSELVMKCLWRMIRFLPETINSINLDRILLDVHNFMKVFPKEKLKQLKSDVPHRTLKTLLHTLCKLTGAKILDHLSMIENRNESELEAHLRRVVKHSGNLSGLKSDQITEKGALRSDDKVIKAKVSDILSEIFKKIGSKENTKEGLTELYEYKQKYSDADLEPFLKNTSQFFQSYVERGLRMIESEREGKTRIQTSAVIPQHSTESYTPSHSSVPVNSNGEDLKPAVYYERLKILRQRHGLENSKQQQQQQDEERPPFSSLTKPPLASSTDMLHSKLSQLKESRESHFQQDSRSHSPGRASSPAANLDDLKKRLERIKSNRQ; this is encoded by the exons ATGGGGGACGACAGCGAGTGGATGAAACTGCCCATTGACCAGAAATGTGAACATAAG GTATGGAAGGCCAGACTGAATGGATATGAAGAGGCCCTGAAGCTTTTCCAGCGAATCGGGGATGAGAAGAGTCCCGAATGGGGCAAATACCTGGGACTTATCAAAAAATTTGTAACAGAATCCAATGCCGTGGCTCAGCTGAAGGGCTTGGAAGCAGCACTGGTTTTTATTGAGAATGCACATGTGGCTGGCAA GACAACAGGAGAAGTGGTGTcgggtgtagtgtgtaaagtCTTCAACCAGCCCAAAGCTCGAGCCAAAGAGCTGGGTACAGACATCTGCCTCATGTACGTAGAGATAGAGAAAGCGGAGATTGTCCAGGACGAGCTGATCAAAGGATTGGATAACAAGAACCCCAAGATTGTAGTGGCTTGCATTGAAACACTAAGGAAAGCACTTAG TGAATTTGGTTCAAAGATCATAACCCTGAAGCCAGTAGTCAAAGTGCTGCCAAAGCTGTTCGAGTCCCGAGAAAAGGCAGTGCGAGACGAAGCCAAATTGCTAGCAGTAGAGATCTATAAGTGGATTCGTGATGCTTTGCGGACTCCTCTGCAGAACATCAACTCTGTGCAG CTGAAGGAGCTCGAGGAGGAGTGGGTGAAGCTGCCCGCGGGTGTGCCCAAACAGAGCCGCTTCCTGCGCTCGCAGCAGGACCTGAAGGCCAAATTTGAACAGCAGCAGGCGGCTGGGGGCGATGAGGGCGATG GTGACGATGATGAAGAAACCGAAGCACACGTTGATCCCTACGAGCTGCTGGAAGCTGCTGAGATTCTCTCAAAAGTCCCAAAAGATTTCTATGAAAAGATC GAAGCCAAGAAATGGCAGGAAAGGAAAGAAGCATTAGAAGCTGTGGAAGCCCTCACAAAAAACCCTAAACTGGAAAATGGAGACTATGGGGATATGGTCCGAGCCCTCAAGAAG GTTGTTGGCAAAGATGCCAATGTGATGCTAGTGACCTTGGCAGCCAAATGCCTAGCTGGACTAGCATCAGGACTGCGGAAGAAGTTTGGAACGTACGCAGGCCAT GTGGTGCCAACCATTCTGGAGAAATTCAAGGAAAAGAAACCTCAGGTGGTCCAGGCCTTACAGGAGGCCATTGATGCTGTCTTCCTAACT ACGACACTTCAGAACATCAGTGAAGACGTACTGGCCGTGATGGATAACAAGAACCCATCAATAAAACAGCAGGCCTCGTTGTTCCTGGCCCGAAGCTTTCGTCACTGCACTCCCGCCACTCTGCCAAAAAGCGTTCTGAAGCCGCTCTGCGCAGCCTTCCTCAAG CAAGTAAACGACTCTGCTCCGGAGGTGAGGGATGCTGCCTTCGAAGCTTTAGGCACTGCCATGAAGGTGGTGGGAGAGAAAGCTGTTAACACCTTCCTGGCTGATCTGGATAAACTCAAACTGGATAAG ATAAAAGAATGTGCAGATAAAGTTGAGCTTGTTGGTGGGAAGAAAGTGGGAGGACGTGAAAAGAAGGAGAAACCTGCAGCTAAAGCTCCTCCTGTAGAAGAGCCTCCACCCAAACCTGCTTCTGGTCCTCTGAAAAAAGCTCCACAGGCCAAA GCTGCAGGTCCTCCTAAAAAGGGCAAAGCTGCTTCTGCGCCAAGTGCCAAGGGAAAGAAAGCTCCAGAATTAAAGGAAATTGTAGAGCCTGAGTTATCT ATCGAGGCATGTGAAGAGAAGTCGGCTGCTGTGCTCCCTGCTTCTTGCATGCAGTTGCTGGACAGTGCAAACTGGAAGGAGAGGCTTGCTAGCATGGAGGAAtttcagaag gctGTTGAAGATATGGGCAAAAGTGAAATGCCTTGCCAGGCACTAGTCAGGATGCTGGCCAAGAAACCTGGCTGGAAAGAGACCAATTTTCAG GTGATGCAGATGAAGTTGCACATTGTGAAGCTGATAGCAGAGAAAGGGTCTTTCTCAAAAATGTCCGCTTTCGTGGTGCTGGACGGCCTGGTGGACAAAATCGGGGACGTGAAGTGCGGCAGCAATGCCAAAGAGGCTCTGACTGCTATCGGAGAGGCCTGTTCACTGCCGTGGACCGCTGAACAG GTGGTCTCTTTGGCGTTTGCACAGAAGAACCCCAAAAACCAGGCAGAGACTCTGAACTGGCTCGCCAACGCTATGAAGGAGTTTGGTTTTGCAGG AATTAACGTGAAGGCTTTCATCAACAACGTCAAAACAGCTTTGGGTGCCACAAACCCT GCTGTGAGGACCTCGGCCATCACTCTGCTGGGGGTGATGTATTTGTACATGGGGGCTCCTCTCCGCATGTTCTTCGAAGATGAGAAGCCTGCCCTGCTTTCACAGATAGATGCAGAGTTTGAAAAG atgcAAGGTCAGTCTACTCCTGCTCCTATACGAGGGCTGTCAAAGAAAGGAGTGGAAGAGGAAGGTGGGGACGCGGATGAGGACGAAGTAGACGGAGGGGCTGGTGACATCATGGATCTGCTGCCCAGAACTGATATCAG TGATAAGATCACGTCAGAAATGGTAGAGAAGATAAGTGATAAGAACTGGAAGATTCGAAAGGAGGGGCTGGATGAAGTGGCGGCGGTTATTTCAGAGGCCAAATTCATTCAGAGCAACATTGGAGAGCTACCCATGGCACTGAAGGGGAGGCTCAACGACTCCAACAAATTACTG GTCCAGCAGACCTTGACCATCTTGCAGCAGGTTGCCACAGCCATGGGTCCTTCCCTCAAACAGCATGTGAGAAACCTAGGTTTCCCCATCATCACTGTGCTGGGAGACAGCAAG CCCAACATCAGAGCTGCCGCCATGACGACACTGAACGCATGGGTGGAGCAGACTGGTCTGAAGGAGTGGCTTGAGGGAGAGGACCTATCGGAGGAGTTGAAGAGGGAAAACCCCTTTCTCAGGCAGGAG TTGCTGGGTTGGTTGGCTGATAAGCTGCCCACTATGCGGTCAGTACCTGCAGATCTGATGATTTGTCTCCCAAATCTGTACTCCTGCCTGGAGGATCGCAACGGAGATGTGCGGAAGAAAGCCCAGGATACCCTCCCCACGTTCATGATGCACCTGGGCTTCGACAAAATGAGCAAAGCCACTAGCAAACTGAAG CCGGCCTCAAAGGACCAGGTGGTGGGGATGCTTGAGAAGGCCAGGGCAGTAATGCCAGCCAAACCTGCTGCACCCGCCAAAGCTGCTTCTTCTAAACCTGCCCAGAGCGCTCCCCCGGCAAAATCAGCCTCCG CTCCTGCTAAAAGCCAGCCTGCAGTGGACGACTACAGTGTGGGAGAATCCAAACCAGACCCCAAGAAAACAAAGTCTGCAGGACCTGCAGCTAAAAAG ATGAACAGCATGGAGCAGAAACTGAAAGTAGATAAAGAGAGTGTTGCCAACCACAAAAGACTCTCAGGGGGAAAACCTAGCAACCAACAG GGAGTGGTGGGTAAGAAAGCTCCAGTTTCCACTAAAGCATCTACTAAAGATGATGAAGACAAATCGGGCCCCATCTTTATCCTCGTGCCCAACAGCAAGGAGCAGAGGATGAAGGAGGAGAAGTCGCTGAAG ATCCTAAAGTGGAACTTCATCACCCCACGGGATGAGTATGTGGAACAGCTTAAGACACAGATGGCTACCTGCCTGGCAAAGTGGCTGCTAGACGAGCTTTTTCACTACGACTTCCAGCACCAAGTCAAGGCCGTCAATGCCATGATTGAG cacatggaggCAGAGGCGGAGGCTGTGGTTGGCTGTCTGGACTTGATTCTGAAGTGGTTTACGCTGCGGTTCTTCGACACTAACACCAGTATACTGATGAAAGCCATGGAGTTCCTCAAACTCCTCTTCACCATGCTGAGCAGGGAGAACTACCATCTCAGTGAATATGAAGCATCCTCCTTCATCCCCTACTTAATCCTCAAG GTTGGGGAATCAAAAGATGTCGTGCGCAAAGACGTCCGTGCCATTCTGACCatgctgtgtaatgtttattCTGCCAGTAAAATGTTTCCATTCCTAATGGAGGGAGCCAAGTCCAAGAACGCCAAGCAGAGATCTG AATGTCTTGAAGAGTTGGGATGCCTGATTGAGAATTACGGTATGAATGTCTGTCAGCCAACGCCAGCCAAAGCTCTGAAAGACATCGCTATACACATCGGTGATCGAGACACAACGGTGCGCAACGCCGCACTCAACACAGTAGTGGCAGCGTACAATGTCTGTGGAGACCAGGTCTTCAAACTCATCGGCAAC CTGTCAGAGAAGGAGATGAGCATGTTGGAGGAGCGGATCAAGCGCTCAGCTAAAAAGACGCCTGCCGTCTCAACCAAACAGGAGAGGGCACCGAGAGAGCACCCGACCAACCCCAATGGTACTTTCCTCCGCAAGCCAGCACAGGAGGAGATGCCCAACAAACTGAA TCAAGCCCGGTCTCAGAACGCTCACTCCGAGCACATGGCCCCCTCCATCCCCAAGGAGTTTCAACTGGACCTGGACATGATCGAGAACGACCACACGCGGGTCAGCGAGTTCCCTGACCTCGTGCAGCACAAACTGGACGAGCTGTTGGAGCCCGTCTCCATCCCTGAACCCAA GATTCGCTCGGTCTCCCCTCATTTCGAGGACCTCCACAACAGCACAGCGTCCACTATCAACTTTGTCATCTCGCAAGTGGCCAGCGGTGACATCAACACCAGTATCCAGGCTTTAGCACAG ATCGATGAGGTGTTGCGACAGGAGGACAAAGCCGAAGCCATGTCGGGTCACATCGACCAGTTCCTTATCGCCACCTTCATGCagctcagactgatctacaacacacacatggCCGATGACCGGCTGGACAAAAAGGACATCTTCAAGCTGTACAGCTGCATCATCGGCAACATGCTCTCA ttaTTCTCCATGGAGAGTCTGGCGCGGGAGGCGTCGATGGGCGTGCTGAAGGACCTGATGCACGGCCTCATCACACTGATGCTGGACTCACGGGTGGAGGACATTGAAGACGGTCAGCAGCTGATCCGTTCTGTGAATCTGTTAGTGGTGCGCGTGTTAGAGAAGTCGGATCAGACCAACATCCTCAG TGCTCTGCTGGTGCTGCTGCAGGACAGCCTCATCACAACTGCAGGATCTCCCATGTTCTCAGAACTCGTCATGAAG TGTCTGTGGAGAATGATCCGCTTCCTTCCTGAAACCATCAACAGTATTAACCTGGACCGCATCCTCCTGGACGTCCATAATTTCATGAAGGTTTTCCCAAAGGAGAAACTGAAGCAGCTGAAGAGTGACGTGCCCCACCGCACACTGAAGACACTACTGCACACACTCTGCAAACTCACAGGAGCCAAG ATACTGGACCACTTGTCCATGATCGAGAACCGGAACGAGTCTGAGCTGGAGGCCCACCTGAGACGAGTGGTCAAGCATTCTGGAAACCTGTCCGGCCTCAAGTCTGACCAAATCACTGAGAAAGGAGCCTTGCGATCG GACGATAAAGTCATCAAAGCGAAAGTGAGCGACATCCTCTCCGAGATCTTCAAAAAGATCGGCTCCAAGGAAAACACTAAAGAG GGACTAACAGAGCTGTATGAATACAAGCAGAAGTATTCGGACGCAGACCTGGAACCGTTCCTGAAGAATACCTCACAGTTTTTCCAGAGCTACGTGGAACGAGGTCTGCGAATGATCGAGTCTGAACGAGAGGGAAAGACCCGCATCCAAACTTCAGcag tgATTCCACAGCACAGCACCGAGTCGTACACCCCCAGCCACAGCTCTGTGCCTGTGAACAGTAACGGGGAGGATTTGAAGCCGGCAGTTTATTACGAGAGACTGAAGATCCTCCGGCAGCGTCACGGACTGGAGAATTCTAAG cagcaacagcagcagcaagaTGAGGAGCGTCCTCCGTTCTCGTCTCTGACTAAGCCTCCTCTGGCGTCCTCCACAGACATGCTGCACAGTAAGCTCTCTCAGCTCAAAGAGTCTCGCGAGTCTCACTTCCAGCAGGACTCGCGCTCTCATAGCCCCGGCCGAGCCTCGTCTCCCGCGGCGAACCTCGACGACCTCAAGAAGAGGCTGGAGCGCATCAAGAGCAACcgccaataa